Genomic segment of Arachis hypogaea cultivar Tifrunner chromosome 16, arahy.Tifrunner.gnm2.J5K5, whole genome shotgun sequence:
TATTTGTGACACGTTAAACCTGTTATcatatattttctggctgaaatatcATATCAAGTACCTGAAATCCTTTAAACACTTGACGGCGGTATGCAGCCTCTTCCTTTTGTCCCATGCTGGCCCAGACATCTGAATAAACAACATCAGCTCCTCTGACAGCTTCTTTGGGATCATTAGTTATCTCAATTTTGCTGATTCCAGCCTGCCGTGCCTTCTCCACAGTTTTCTCATCAGGTTCAAAACCCTTTGGGCAGGCACAAATAAAGTGAAATGGAACTACAGCTGCCAGCAACAACCATGAATGGACAATATTATTTCCATCTCCAACGTAGACAACCTGTCGCATATTGTAAATATGTTCATATGATTATTCTTCTAAGCAATGCCAAGAATTGTGAACAAGAAAGTTCATTAACATAGCAATGTAGCCTAACCTTGGTGCCTTCCAACCGACCAATATGCTCAATAATAGTGAGGGCATCAGCCATTATTTGACAGGGATGGTTGTAGTCTGTCAATCCATTGACAACTGGCACAGTTGAATACTTGGCAAGATCAAGTATGTCCTGTAATTAAACAGGAAGAAGGCAACCATACTATTTTATTGACAGAAAGATCAATCACGTACAGAGCGGAAATACTTTCATCTCACAACAATCATAACTGGGGCCAATAATCACAAAGCAGGTTTCTTTCAATATATTACCCAAGTTACTAAAGCCACATATACAGTACCAATAATCATTATTCCAGGAGAACCATTTGTAGGTATCACACTGGCATGTTCAGTCCAATCAAAGAAGCATTGCAATGTGTCAATGTCTACTGGGAAATACTTTTCTTTGAGCAAGCACAATACCCCCAGCAGGTACCTAGcttagtcatgattctaatgcaTGTTATGCATGCATAGAAGTCCAAAAGAACAGTAacgaagaataaaaaaatcttgAAACTACCAGATTGCTGTTTATGAAAAATCAAGGAACGGACGACGACACAAAAACAGTGCATCTAATAGCTACCATACATGATACCGACTGAATGTAATGAACAGTTAGATGAGTCCTACAACTCATAATAATGCATCAAGAAAAGTTAATCAACAGAGGAAGAGAACAGATAAAGAGAGGAGATGAAGttggggagagagaaagagaggagtcAAGATAATAGaatattgcaaaaaaaaaaaaaaaacaccaacacTCTGTAAAATTACACATAAAATTCTACCAAAGAAACTTTGTCACCAATGTTTACCTGCTTACCAAACTCATGCTTAATATCTAAATCCAGAAAATGAAGAAGTAATCAATAAACAACCGTATTTCTTATCAAATATACATAACTCACCATCATACCTGATGAGCAAAAACACGAGCCATGATTATATCATTATAGCGAGACAAAACACGAGCAACATCTCGAGTCTCCTCTCGCTTGCCCATTTGGATATCATCAGGTCCTAAATATATAGCATGGCCACCTAACAATGAAAAGCCAGTCTCAAATGAAACACGCGTTCTCATTGATGGCTTTGCAAAGATCATTGCCAATGTCTTCCCTTTAAATGGTTGAAATGTCCTGTCCCCTGATTTAATTAATGCCTTGACCTCAATGGCTCGATCCAACATATTTAAAATAGTGTCCTTATCAAAGTCATTTATGTGAAGAAAATCTTTCTTCACCTCGGTTTTTGCTGCATAGTTCAGGAAAAACGTAAGATTTGATAATAGAAGGCATGAATTTGCTGGATTCACGATAGAAATGGACTAATTAATCTCTTGAAAGGTACAGAATTATAATTACAGTGTTCATGTCAtgcatctaaattttaaaattagaaatactCCATGATAAGTGGTACACTAGATATGCGGCATGTCTCGTTGGAGGTTTGGATTGCTACATGCAATTAAGATTTACTTAAACAGAAAAttttctaaatatatatataaaagagaaggGGGGGAGCAGGGAAGATAGTCACgtctgaaagaaaaaaaaaaaaaaaaaacacataccaTTTCATACCACACATCAGAAAAATACACATATAACATGAAGAACATAGTAAAAAGTGTATACCGCAATGGATGGATATGTTTGTTACTTGAAGTGTATTTCAGTAAACTACAACCAAATTATGTAAAATCTACCATGTTCTGCCTTAGTCGAAAGCATGGAGGTCAACATTATTAGGATATTTGCATGAGTGGAATGTAAAAGAGAAGCAAGAAAAACAAATGCAAACAGACAATAAAATGAGGATGGGACATAATGGAAAAAGACGTTAATGATATTATCTACGTCTATTACCTTAGATGAACATATAGAATGGTTTTGTAAATGTTTGGGACCATAATGAAATATATCAGAAAGTAATTGTGATTTCTACTGTTTTTTCCATTTTCTTCATTATTGTGGATGGAAGAACATAAAATCATTTTGAAACATCATTTCCACTAATTTTaaggagtaaaagtttgagcataAACAAGTGCCAAAGTAACACCTCAATcacttctatttctttcctttttcaagcaGCTTCTTCAATTACTTTTCTTTCGATTTTGTTCACAAAAACCTGAGAAACCATTCATCCAAACAAGTTTTACAgaaaactaaattatactaaacagATGCTTCATAGTCGTAGGTCCTTATTGTTGCATGGGCAAAGGACAATAATGAATAATCCAAACTCAACTATTTGAGCACATAGTCGTAGTACAGTAAACTCTCATTTTAATTCTTGATGTTGTAATTTAGGAAATTTTAATTCTATGTCTCTGTTACAGATTATAGACGAATTCAAACCTAACA
This window contains:
- the LOC140179772 gene encoding ornithine carbamoyltransferase, chloroplastic-like; this translates as MALVSFNFSVPSVTISISSAFSPSSSVLRRRQCVRYPRTSFPSPLQFPLKISCAAASAVSTDSSPLAAKTEVKKDFLHINDFDKDTILNMLDRAIEVKALIKSGDRTFQPFKGKTLAMIFAKPSMRTRVSFETGFSLLGGHAIYLGPDDIQMGKREETRDVARVLSRYNDIIMARVFAHQDILDLAKYSTVPVVNGLTDYNHPCQIMADALTIIEHIGRLEGTKVVYVGDGNNIVHSWLLLAAVVPFHFICACPKGFEPDEKTVEKARQAGISKIEITNDPKEAVRGADVVYSDVWASMGQKEEAAYRRQVFKGFQVDRTLMEIAGSNAYFMHCLPAERGVEVTDEVIEAPNSIVFPQAENRLHAQNAIMLYVLGK